Below is a window of bacterium DNA.
ACGGCACCCATCGCATAATGTTATCGAGACCAGCTTCGGCAAGGACATTCGATATCGAATAACTCATCCCCAAGTTTGCCGACACTGTGCGATTGAAGACCCACTGGTACCCCGTTTTCTCTTCAGGATTTTCGACTCGGAACACCGAGAAAATATCGGTAGTCGCGCCGCCAATATCGACGCCGACAACATTAATCGTATGCTGCTTCGAGATGAGCTGCATGATGTCGCCGACCGCGCCGGGAGTCGGCATAATCGGCGCATCGGTCCATGTCATTAGCTTTGAATAACCGGGCGCTTGCTGCATCACGTGTTCCATGAACAGCTCGTGGACGGCGTCGCGGGCAGGACGGGTATTCTCCCGCTCCAACACAGGGCGCAGGTTGTCGACAATTTTTAGCGATACGATATCACCCAAGGTGTGCTGGATTTCGGGAACCATGAGCTTACTGCCGGCATAAATCACGGGAAGATTGTAACCGTGTCCCAAACGCGCTTTCGGACGCGCCGCACGAATCAACTCTGCCATTTCGACGACATGCTTCAACTTGGCATCGTCGGTACCACCCGACATCAGGAGCATATCGGGACGAAGTTTGCGTATCCGCTCGATTTTCTGGTGGGGCAACCGTCCATCGTTGGACGCAAGGGTGTCCATCACGATTGCACCGGCGCTGTATGCTGCACGGGCTGCCGATTCCGCGCTCATCTGCTTTACGACACCTGCAACCATCATCTGCAAACCGCCACCCGCTGAGGAAGTCGAAATGTAGATATCGCAACCTTCCTTTTCGGTCGATGGACGCAGAATTTTATCTTCGCCGTTCTTATCCTGCTCGATAAACTTGCGATTCCGGAGTTCCTCGATCTCCATCACAGAATTCAGAACGCCCCTCGTTACATCCTCGAACGGCGCTTCCACCGTAGTCGGCGCTTCCCCGCGTATGGTCTGGCGGTACTCTTCTTCGCCGGTTTCAGGATTCTTCACCAATTCGATTAGAATCGCTTTGGTGGTGGTCGATCCGCAGTCGGTCGCTAAAATCGTTTTGATTCGTTCCGGTAATGACATATTGCTATCCCAAAGAAAATATCGGTTTCCATAGACTTGTAATATAGCAATAATCCCCCTTTAGAGAACAGTGGCCGATTTTACTTTCAGTTACCTGAACTTCCACCATGGGAATGGAGAAAAGTGTGGTTCCCGGACCGCTCCATAGAGTCAATGAGTTTTCATTTTACGGGAATATTCTTGCTTCCTGCTGTTCCTCGCTGTAAAATTAGGTTTAGTGATTTTCCCTTTCATTCCATCCTTCTTTAACTGACCGAACCCGGAGGTACTGCACCAATGAAACGTTTCGCTTTGATTTTACTCGGCGTCCTCTTCCTCACTGCGTTGTGTTATGGCTACCCGCGCACCGTTTTGTTCGAAGAGTTTACAAATACATCCTGCGGCCCGTGCGCCTCATCGCATGTCTGGTTGAATCCGCTGCTCACTGGATTAGGGACAACAGCGGTATCGCCGGTTTTCATTCATACCAATTGGCCAGGCTCAACTGACCCATGGTATGTTGCCAATCCTGCCGACAACCAAGCCCGTTGGACATACTACGGCGTCAATGCCGTTCCCTGCCACACCATCGACGGCGACACCTTCCTGTATCGCGGTTCGCAAGCGACGGTGACAGCGGCATTAAATGCTCGGTTGCTCGTCGAGTCACCGATTTGGTTGAAGTTGACACCCAGTGTGACAGACTCGGTACGACTCTCTGTCAAAGCGGTTGCCAACCAAGCGATTGCGGCAAATCATGTTATCCGGTTTTATCTCGTGGAGAACTTTGAACACTGGCTTACAGCAGCTCCCAATGGCGAAGTCGATTTCCACTATCCGATGGTCGATATGGCTCCGACACCGACAGGGATAGGGTTTACCCACTCGGGCATCATAACAGACACTTTGACTTTCGAAGTAGCGTTTCCGTTCCGCACAACCGGTACGCAGCCATATACGCTCGATAACTGCGGGTTAATCGCATTCGTCCAGAACACTACTACCAAAGAGATCCTTCAGACCGGTTATCGTAATCTCACCAGTTTTATTCATCCGGTTGGTGGCGAAGTACTCTACGTCGGAAACACCGACACAATTCGCTGGAATCAAGCGGCATTCGATGCAACAGTCAATGTTGAGTTAAACCGCAACTACCCGGAAGGAACATGGGAAACGATTGCAAGCGCGATTCAAAATACCGGCAGTACAGTATGGCAGATTTCTGGCCCAGCGTCTACCGCAGCCCGCCTTCGTATCACATCAGTCGGCAATCCTGATAACAGCGAATTACTTTTATCGAATATCACCCTTGCAGTGCCGACTTCGATAACAATCACACCGAATCCTGTTTCGACTACAGTTCCCACCGGAGATACGCTGGTTGTTCCGATGTCGGTATCAAATACCGGAACGTTTGACTTCATTGGCAGCATCGTATCGACGACCGGAACTGGTGGTTATCAAATCGCGGAGACCGGCGATC
It encodes the following:
- a CDS encoding T9SS type A sorting domain-containing protein: MKRFALILLGVLFLTALCYGYPRTVLFEEFTNTSCGPCASSHVWLNPLLTGLGTTAVSPVFIHTNWPGSTDPWYVANPADNQARWTYYGVNAVPCHTIDGDTFLYRGSQATVTAALNARLLVESPIWLKLTPSVTDSVRLSVKAVANQAIAANHVIRFYLVENFEHWLTAAPNGEVDFHYPMVDMAPTPTGIGFTHSGIITDTLTFEVAFPFRTTGTQPYTLDNCGLIAFVQNTTTKEILQTGYRNLTSFIHPVGGEVLYVGNTDTIRWNQAAFDATVNVELNRNYPEGTWETIASAIQNTGSTVWQISGPASTAARLRITSVGNPDNSELLLSNITLAVPTSITITPNPVSTTVPTGDTLVVPMSVSNTGTFDFIGSIVSTTGTGGYQIAETGDPNGPPAEWIDTTGSVTGAMGNDVTTGPYTLPFAFPFFGRTYTQFWMCSNGWITFNQTAQVDWRNAALPSANFQTMIALFWDDLVVAADTGRTTILNDTENHRVVISFVNARRWISTATHIYAQVALYEDGNMQFNYGTVTTTDFTTTIGIQSEDRSAFYTFYNNVQIPSNNSIGCDYDVRWARPSVSTFSLPAGQTTNLNALFDARLLSAGTVKNGVWRFEGNIVAVSVPVSLEVTSSDVIEPTTIPTEFALTAVYPNPFNSQLSIRYALHNATNVRIALYNVNGQEVYSNLYGDMAAGFHTAHIDAAQLATGSYFLKVEAGKNHAIKKVVLLK
- a CDS encoding glutamate mutase L produces the protein MSLPERIKTILATDCGSTTTKAILIELVKNPETGEEEYRQTIRGEAPTTVEAPFEDVTRGVLNSVMEIEELRNRKFIEQDKNGEDKILRPSTEKEGCDIYISTSSAGGGLQMMVAGVVKQMSAESAARAAYSAGAIVMDTLASNDGRLPHQKIERIRKLRPDMLLMSGGTDDAKLKHVVEMAELIRAARPKARLGHGYNLPVIYAGSKLMVPEIQHTLGDIVSLKIVDNLRPVLERENTRPARDAVHELFMEHVMQQAPGYSKLMTWTDAPIMPTPGAVGDIMQLISKQHTINVVGVDIGGATTDIFSVFRVENPEEKTGYQWVFNRTVSANLGMSYSISNVLAEAGLDNIMRWVPFELPEIELRNRIANKMIRPTTIPQTREELQVEQAIAREALRLAFVQHKAFAVSLKGVQQERTISDTFAQSASGESLVKMLELDLIVGSGGVLSHAPRRSQSMHMAIDSFLPEGVTKMGVDSIFMMPHLGVLASVPHPDAKRAAVEVFEKDCMVWLGTCIAPVGNTKDGKDCVTVKGTTSKGRTIDITQPFGEMKLYPLELGESAKVTVMPVRGFDVGAGNGKTMETELTGGVVGLVVDTRGRPFQFEKTTTERLAKLKKWAFDD